A genomic stretch from Caloenas nicobarica isolate bCalNic1 chromosome 3, bCalNic1.hap1, whole genome shotgun sequence includes:
- the LOC135987780 gene encoding cullin-9-like isoform X5 gives MVNERHNGNLLVHLGPKLQAYPQELLRQRRGRDGQPEYLIQWSVVSLEEGAVGGDGASCAETKPENISMWMSAEEVCASCPTLLGKRKLEGQWVKEEKAASPFAADVPLDEASLLEMKADVRSLVQRARRQMGESGAPESFILNTIHILSAYASIGSLVGAFKETGALDLLMKMLCHKEKQIRHSASKMLRALASHDAGSRAYVLLSLSQQDGIEQHMDFDSRYTLLELFAETTSSEEHHMSFEGIHIPQIPGKLLFVLVKHYLCVTSLLDKLSSDVEQGGQQQDCTVPSLLPEERSRVKQEFEFSMAMANLILELAHVMGWDHSHKPEPLPGQELQPRTTRSIFQHGATSCTAAQMPGLSSNHGPHKKQGRAFLTPSDFADRSGYVEYLRANLLRGMRVRLLEDCGDVRAGEEGECLQSTNSMHTVQVLWQSTGRTYWVHRHMLEIICFGDQWEDPAAQEKECSLIESSNLDTVAQPFFCKPFEGLYSLPYLGEQPSKASEALSRAEWWELLFFVKKLEAQGQKEITCLIQQDQEEQLSKVDEEALIQLSVPAELAQKVLQVLEKRCQGSTQRNLRGSHIYAKYFLGRRAEQEGRVSTAVSLEGAGCRSNGPETTVAKAAKEELSTSTVPPQALTAVAKSDSQLFSELLEREGLFFPEVPEEQIRVLGSSDEASERGSLAKMAAVVDVIQSSSSELGLCLAGLKHIMKILEEEPEPEPRVGKVQAGLGTRSVGEKLVKVVVELLSTEVAEKALVVVTLRLLAMLMVKYDWRVAFATEGGVCAVLASMQQHASSALVQQAGLVALKVLVGAVAGEPGGASGKILPLNQADAQMMREIFASIGSASSEGSASLLSAIPAAVSTMQRVPGGSSGVQNGLLVVNMLIDGHRGLAEQLLSCDLHTVLQSCWWDRQSTGCPQAMLALSAINRLAEHRLPLRLEMAGREVPLGLGDVQTLLGSLGDNSTLSKEVVVVLERQLCAEGPVPSGEAAQLLQDHGCFRLLLRSLKLLGTEKAMSLSILRILNKFLEGYQEDVLPWHECVEPCLFSLSAHSSDGEVVQEVVGFLHRLASASKDCAVVMCRAGSREALAKALDKHHTAPSQAPALLDLVTDCEKYSSLCRKLTTSILAGCIQLVLGQIEEHRRSQQPISIPFFDVFLRNLCRGSSVEVKEDKCWEKVQVSSNPHRASKLTDRNPKTYWESNGSTGSHFITVHMQCGVLVREMSMLVASEDSSYMPARVVVLGGDSPTTIRTELNAVTILPSDSRVVLLENMTRFWPVIQIRVKRCQQGGIDTRVRGIEVLGPKPTFWPVFREQLCWRTFLSYTVQAHAWCQEICQDRGRLLQLFGRLNQALRHEQGFADRFLPDDEAAQALGRTCWEALVSPLVQSITSPDPDGISALAWLLREYLESVELPRRATSRSAVFGSRVRRLTQLLVHVDPSSTEPEEARAAGGQERKNKEVPARAAKAAVEGSSSLWGISQCWRGVVQQQVQGFLEVAGEAPDFVERYCGLYQRLRGATEELFGQQAAFMLALGQGFGGALLQLSFLATLHVSEQFARYLDRQIQELQGAAGSVGPMQQLQQILEPFVVFSGLELAHTFEHFYRHYLGDRLLAQGSSWLEGAVVEQIGLCFPSRFPQEMLRNLAESEELQQQFYLFRLQEQDKWLLELDTGLDEVLGTASVADVPEVKVLALSPRCWPVSPFCYMDEPGRFFSAALRSPLDEFAAFCRQSQSQLGWERLKPRRLQWTWLGHAELQFGDCVLHVSTLQMYILLCFNSAEEVAVEALLQATGLPAELLHHALTPLTHSEGVLVRSCTPGGVLQLNQAALACASGRHLRLLPQQRYLRVEKADVSTLERKRNVLCCLITRILKVEKQLHIDNLVFRVIDACQKGELCPGLQFLSFFCHSVDVLSCVLHLLNQGYLRRQEERPHVLEYISAEPTTPLGGQAQMVFQSRPPEASLDDGDTDCLYRLNPGIGRLEEFLMAMLQMPVGHTLSPEEAKLLMNQTVQQVQDTLSIPSDVAQHLLMHCRWNVDFLIQCYVENPETLLISSGLQVQDAQPPPSPGTHCPVCVNQLCPTEKPPTLCCMHYCCKPCWSEYLATRIEQNMVVSCTCPISECCAQPTAAFICSIISSEEIIAKYEKALLRGYVECCSNLTWCTNPQGCDQILLKDGLGYGAACSKCSWISCFSCNFPEAHYPASCSHMSQWVDDNGYYEGMTSEAQSKHLAKLISKHCPSCQAQIEKNEGCLHMTCVKCNHDFCWRCLKPWRPTHKDYYNCSAMVSKAAWQEKRFQDYNERCIFHHRAREFATSLRNRVSSISVMPKIRTLTFVLDACKMLEQARKVLAYSCVYSYYNQDTESMDIVEQQTENLELHTNALQILLEETLLQYQDLDSSLQLLKAEHFSAGLELVHQIKQRLFAILWQSTQQDFHVGLQTLADPGQRKVKLSNVPTSVSACVGPKHTISCDSHNLDEGGKEAEDEEYEPQWQEDYDDDDDLDEDNFLFDDESDNLDCDSYFDDDDAYD, from the exons ATGGTGAATGAGAGGCACAATGGCAACCTGCTTGTGCACCTGGGACCCAAACTGCAGGCCTACCCACAGGAGCTGctccggcagcggcggggccgtgACGGCCAGCCCGAGTACCTGATCCAGTGGAGTGTTGTCAGCTTGGAAGAGGGAGCAGTGGGAGGCGATGGTGCCTCCTGTGCAGAGACCAAGCCAGAGAACATCTCCATGTGGATGTCTGCAGAAGAGGTCTGTGCTAGCTGCCCGACACTGCTGGGCAAGAGGAAGCTGGAAGGGCAGTgggtgaaagaggagaaggcAGCCAGCCCATTTGCTGCAGATGTCCCACTGGATGAAGCCTCGTTGCTGGAGATGAAGGCTGATGTCAGGAGCCTGGTGCAGCGAGCCAGGCGGCAGATGGGTGAGAGCGGGGCCCCCGAGTCCTTCATCCTCAACACCATCCACATCCTGAGCGCGTATGCCAGCATTGGCTCGCTGGTGGGTGCCTTCAAGGAGACGGGAGCCCTGGACTTGCTGATGAAGATGCTGTGCCACAAGGAGAAGCAAATCCGCCACAGTGCCAGCAAGATGCTGAGGGCCCTGGCTTCGCATGATGCAG ggagcagagcctATGTCTTGCTGTCCCTGAGCCAGCAGGATGGCATTGAGCAGCACATGGACTTTGACAGTCGCTACACCTTGCTGGAGCTGTTTGCTGAGACAACATCTTCTGAAGAGCACCACATGTCCTTTGAGGGGATTCACATTCCCCAG ATCcctgggaagctgctgtttgTCCTGGTGAAACACTACCTGTGTGTCACTTCTCTCCTGGACAAGCTCAGCAGTGATGtggagcagggagggcagcagcaggactgcaCTGTGCCCAGCCTGCTCCCTGAGGAGAGGAGCCGTGTGAAGCAGGAGTTTGAGTTCAGCATGGCCATGGCAAACCTCATCTTGGAGCTGGCGCACGTGATGGGCTGGGACCACAGCCACAAGCCAGAGCCGCTACCtggacaggagctgcagcctcGCACCACCCGTTCCATCTTCCAGCATGGGGCCACATCCTGCACTGCTGCCCAAATGCCTGGGCTCAGTTCAAATCATGGTCCCCACAAAAAGCAGGGTCGtgccttcctgaccccatcAGACTTTGCAGACCGCAGTGGCTATGTGGAGTACTTAAGGGCAAACCTCCTGCGTGGCATGCGGGTGCGCTTGCTCGAGGACTGTGGTGATGTTAGAGCTGGGGAGGAAGGCGAGTGTCTTCAGAGCACTAACAGCATGCACACAGTACAG GTTTTATGGCAGTCAACAGGTCGGACCTACTGGGTGCATCGGCACATGTTGGAGATCATTTGCTTTGGAGACCAGTGGGAAGATCCTGCTGCTCAGGAAAAAGAATGTAGTCTGATAGAGAGCTCTAATCTAGATACAG tTGCACAGCCGTTTTTCTGCAAGCCCTTTGAGGGGCTGTACTCCCTGCCATACCTGGGGGAGCAGCCGTCCAAGGCTTCAGAGGCCCTGAGCCGTGCCGAGTGGTGGGAGCTGCTCTTCTTCGTGAAGAAGCTGGAAGCACAAGGGCAGAAGGAGATCACCTGTCTCATCCAGCAGGACCAGGAGGAGCAG CTGTCAAAGGTGGATGAAGAAGCCCTGATCCAGCTATCGGTACCTGCGGAGCTGGCCCAGAAGGTGCTGCAGGTCTTGGAGAAGCGGTGCCAGGGCAGCACCCAGCGTAACCTGCGTGGATCCCACATCTACGCCAAATACTTCCTTGGTAGGAGAGCTGAGCAGGAAGGCAGGGTGAGCACTGCAGTGTCCTTGGAgggtgctggctgcaggagcaATGGCCCTGAAACCACAGTGGCCAAGGCAGCAAAGGAAGAGCTTTCCACATCCACAGTGCCACCCCAAGCGCTCACTGCGGTGGCAAAGTCGGATTCCCAGCTGTTCAGCGAGCTCCTTGAGAGGGAAGGGCTGTTCTTCCCAGAGGTGCCAGAGGAGCAGATCAGAG TGCTGGGCAGCTCCGATGAGGCGAGCGAGAGGGGCTCACTGGCCAAGATGGCAGCCGTGGTGGACGTgatccagagcagcagctcagagctggggctgtgcttAGCCGGGCTCAAGCACATCATGAAGATCCTGGAGGAGGAGCCTGAGCCCGAGCCGCGAGTCGGCAAAgtccaggctgggctggggaccagGAGTGTTGG GGAGAAGCTGGTGAAGGTGGTGGTGGAGCTGCTGAGCACTGAGGTGGCAGAGAAGGCCCTGGTGGTGGTGACGCTGCGGCTGCTGGCCATGCTGATGGTGAAATACGACTGGCGTGTGGCATTTGCCACAGAGGGCGGTGTGTGTGCCGTGCTGGCCAGCATGCAGCAGCACGCCTCCTCCGCCCTGGTGCAGCAGGCCGGCCTGGTG GCCCTGAaggtgctggtgggagctgtggcCGGCGAGCCAGGAGGTGCCAGTGGGAAGATCTTGCCCCTGAACCAGGCTGATGCGCAGATGATGCGAGAGATCTTTGCCAGCATTGGCTCTGCTTCCAGCGAGGGCTCGGCAAGCCTGCTGAGTGCCATCCCTGCTGCCGTGAGCACCATGCAGAGAGTGCCAGG gggCTCCTCAGGCGTGCAGAATGGGTTGCTGGTGGTGAACATGCTGATCGATGGCCACCGgggcctggcagagcagctgttGAGCTGTGACCTCCACAcggtgctgcagagctgctggtgggacagGCAGAGCACCGGCTGCCCTCAGGCTATGCTGGCCCTCAGTGCCATCAACCGCTTGGCAGAGCACCGGCTGCCTCTGCGCCTGGAGATGGCAG GCAGAGAGGTGCCACTGGGCCTGGGGGACGTGCAGACactgctgggcagcctgggggACAACAGCACCTTGTCcaaggaggtggtggtggtccTGGAGCGGCAACTCTGTGCCGAAGGCCCCGTCCCCTCTGGTGaggcagcccagctgctgcaggaccacGGGTGCTTCAGGTTGCTGCTGCGCAGCttgaagctgctggggacagagaaggCCATGAGCTTGAGCATCCTCAG GATCCTGAACAAGTTCCTGGAGGGTTACCAGGAGGATGTGCTGCCTTGGCACGAGTGTGTGGAGCCCTGtttgttctccctgagtgcgCACAGCAGCGATGGGGAG GTGGTGCAGGAGGTTGTGGGCTTCTTGCACCGCCTGGCCAGTGCCAGCAAGGACTGCGCCGTGGTGATGTGCCGTGCGGGCTCTCGTGAGGCTCTGGCCAAAGCCCTGGACAAGCACCACACAGCCCCGTCACAGGCACCAGCCCTGCTCGACCTGGTGACCGACTGCGAGAAGTACAGCAGCCTCTGCAGGAAGCTGACAACCAGCATCTTGGCTGGCTGCATCCAG CTGGTGCTGGGGCAGATAGAGGAGCACCGCCGGAGCCAGCAGCCCATCAGCATCCCCTTCTTTGACGTCTTTCTGCGCAACCTGTGCCGAG GCTCCAGCGTGGAGGTGAAGGAGGACAAGTGTTGGGAGAAGGTGCAGGTCTCCTCCAACCCCCACCGGGCCAGCAAGCTGACAGACAGGAACCCCAAGACCTACTGGGAGTCAAACGGCAGCACCGGCTCCCACTTCATCACTGTCCACATGCAGTGTGGGGTGCTGGTCAG GGAGATGAGCATGCTGGTGGCCAGCGAGGACTCCAGCTACATGCCGGCCCGTGTCGTGGTGCTGGGGGGCGACAGCCCAACCACCATCAGAACCGAGCTCAACGCG GTGACCATCCTGCCTTCAGACAGCAGAGTGGTCCTGCTGGAGAACATGACCCGCTTCTGGCCCGTCATCCAGATCCGGGTGAAGCGATGCCAGCAG GGCGGCATTGACACACGTGTGCGTGGCATCGAGGTGCTGGGTCCCAAGCCCACGTTCTGGCCCGTCTTcagggagcagctgtgctggcgAACGTTCCTCTCCTACACTGTTCAGGCTCATGCCTGGTGCCAGGAGATCTGCCAGGACCGGGGACGACTACTGCAGCTCTTTGGCAG GCTGAACCAGGCTCTGCGGCACGAGCAGGGCTTTGCCGACCGCTTCCTGCCTGACGATGAGGCAGCCCAGGCCTTGGGCAGGACGTGCTGGGAGGCCCTGGTGAGCCCCTTGGTGCAGAGCATCACCAGCCCAG ACCCCGATGGCATCAGTGCCCTGGCCTGGCTGCTGAGGGAGTACCTGGAGAGTGTGGAGCTGCCCCGCCGCGCCACCAGCCGCAGTGCTGTCTTTGGTTCCCGCGTGCGGCGCCTGACCCAGCTCCTGGTGCACGTGgaccccagcagcacagagccagAGGAGGCGAGAGCAGCTG GCgggcaggagaggaagaacaAGGAGGTGCCAGCCAGGGCTGCGAAGGCGGCGGTGGAGGGGTCGAGCAGCCTGTGGGGCATTTCACAGTGCTGGCGTGGCGTGGTGCAGCAGCAG GTGCAGGGGTTCCTGGAGGTGGCAGGGGAGGCACCAGACTTCGTGGAGCGATACTGTGGGCTGTACCAGCGCCTGCGTGGGGCCACAGAGGAGCTCTTTGGGCAGCAGGCCGCCTTCATGCTGGCCCTGGGCCAGGGCTTTGGGGGGGCTTTGCTGCAGCTCTCCTTCCTCGCCACCCTGCAC GTGAGCGAGCAGTTTGCCCGCTACCTGGACAGGCAgatccaggagctgcagggggctgcgggcagCGTGGGGCcaatgcagcagctgcagcagatccTGGAGCCCTTTGTCGTCTTCAGTGGCCTGGAGCTTGCTCACACCTTTGAGCACTTCTACCG GCACTACCTGGGGGACCGGCTCCTGGCGCAAGGGTCGTCTTGGCTGGAAGGAGCTGTCGTGGAGCAGATTGGGCTGTGCTTCCCCAGCCGCTTCCCCCAGGAGATGCTGAGGAACTTGGCCGAGTCAGAGGAGCTCCAGCAGCAGTTTTACCTCTTccggctgcaggagcaggacaagtggctgctggagctggacaCGGGCCTGGACGAG gtgctggggacagcctCGGTGGCAGATGTGCCGGAGGTGAAGGTGCTGGCCCTGTCCCCACGCTGCTGGCCCGTGTCCCCATTCTGCTACATGGATGAACCTGGGAGGTTTTTCTCAGCTGCCCTGAGGTCCCCTCTGGATGAgtttgctgccttctgcaggcaGA GCCAgagccagctgggctgggagcgcTTGAAGCCTCGGCGGCTGCAGTGGACATGGCTGGGCCATGCCGAGCTGCAGTTTGGAGACTGCGTCCTCCACGTGTCCACCCTGCAGATGTACATCCTGCTGTGTTTCAACAGTGCTGAG gaggtggctgtggAGGCCCTGCTGCAGGCCACCGGGCTCCcggctgagctgctgcaccaCGCTCTGACACCGCTGACCCACAGCGAGGGTGTCCTGGTGCGGAGCTGCACGCCGGGAG GTGTGCTACAGTTGAACCAGGCAGCCCTGGCCTGTGCCTCTGGCCGCCACCTGaggctgctgccccagcagagGTACCTGCGGGTGGAGAAGGCTGACGTCAGCACcctggaaaggaagaggaatgtCCTTTGCTGCCTCATCACTCGCATCCTCAAGGTGGAGAAGCAGCTCCACATTGACAACCTGGTGTTTAGG GTGATTGATGCCTGTCAGAAGGGCGAGTTGTGTCCAGGGCTGCAGTTCTTGAGCTTCTTCTGCCACAGTGTGGACGTGCTGTCCTGTGTCCTGCACTTACTGAACCAGGGCTATCTCCGGCGCCAGGAGGAGAGGCCTCATGTCTTGGAATACATCTCTGCTGAACCCACAACACCTCTTGGGGGCCAGGCACAGATGGTTTTTCAGAGCAGGCCACCAGAGGCATCTCTGGATGATGGCGACACAGACTGCCTATATCG GTTGAATCCTGGCATAGGCAGGTTGGAGGAGTTTCTCATGGCAATGCTGCAGATGCCAGTGGGGCACACACTTAGTCCAGAGGAGGCGAAGCTGCTCATGAACCAGACAGTACAGCAGGTCCAGGATACTCTGAGCATCCCAAGTGATGTTGCTCAGCACCTCCTCATGCACTGCAGGTGGAATGTGGACTTCCTGATCCAGTGCTATGTGGAGAACCCTGAGACCCTGCTCATCTCCTCGGGGCTGCAAGTGCAGGATGCCCAGCCCCCTCCAAGTCCAGGAACCCACTGCCCAGTCTGTGTGAACCAGCTGTGTCCCACTGAGAAGCCACCAACCCTCTGCTGTATGCACTACTGCTGCAAG CCCTGTTGGAGTGAGTATCTCGCGACTCGCATTGAACAGAACATGGTTGTCAGCTGCACCTGTCCCATATCTGAGTGCTGTGCACAGCCAACTGCAGCTTTCATTTGTTCCATCATTTCCTCCGAAGAGATTATAGCCAAG TATGAAAAAGCCCTCCTCAGAGGCTACGTTGAGTGTTGTTCCAACCTGACATGGTGCACCAACCCTCAGGGCTGTGATCAGATCCTCCTCAAAGATGGACTTGGTTAtggggcagcctgttccaagtgCTCCTGGATATCCTGCTTCAGCTGCAACTTTccagag GCCCATTATCCCGCCAGCTGCAGCCACATGTCTCAGTGGGTGGATGACAATGGGTATTACGAGGGAATGACAAGTGAAGCCCAAAGCAAACATCTGGCAAAGCTCATTTCAAAGCATTGCCCAAGCTGCCAGGCTCAGATAGAGAAAAATGAGGGGTGCCTGCA TATGACGTGTGTGAAGTGTAATCATGACTTCTGTTGGCGTTGCCTCAAGCCCTGGAGGCCAACTCATAAGGATTATTACAACTGCTCTGCTATG GTGAGCAAAGCAGCTTGGCAGGAGAAGCGTTTTCAGGATTACAATGAGAGATGCATCTTTCATCATCGTGCAAGG GAATTTGCCACGAGTCTGAGGAACAGGGTTTCTTCTATCAGTGTGATGCCAAAAATTAGGACT